The proteins below are encoded in one region of Malaclemys terrapin pileata isolate rMalTer1 chromosome 8, rMalTer1.hap1, whole genome shotgun sequence:
- the HAND1 gene encoding heart- and neural crest derivatives-expressed protein 1 isoform X3, giving the protein MNLVGSYQHHLLHEPFLFSPASRCHPERSYFQSWVLNPAEVSPDLSGQPSPYPSAEFGPPGPGHGPSRLEALSSRLGRRKGVGPKKERRRTESINSAFAELRECIPNVPADTKLSKIKTLRLATSYIAYLMEVLAKDSQAGETEGFKAELKKTDSRENKRKREPVRLSSLKSTRIP; this is encoded by the coding sequence ATGAACCTGGTGGGGAGTTACCAGCACCATCTGCTCCACGAGCCCTTCCTCTTCAGCCCGGCCTCCAGGTGCCACCCGGAGCGCTCCTACTTCCAGAGCTGGGTGCTCAACCCGGCCGAGGTGTCCCCCGACCTCTCCGGGCAgccctccccctaccccagcGCCGAGTTCGGGCCGCCGGGGCCCGGCCACGGGCCCAGCCGGCTGGAGGCGCTGAGCAGCCGTCTGGGCCGGCGGAAAGGCGTGGGCCCCAAGAAGGAGCGCCGGAGGACCGAGAGCATCAACAGCGCCTTCGCCGAGCTGCGGGAGTGCATCCCCAACGTGCCGGCCGACACCAAGCTCTCCAAGATCAAGACCCTGCGCCTGGCCACCAGCTACATCGCCTACCTGATGGAGGTGCTGGCCAAGGACAGCCAGGCCGGGGAGACCGAGGGCTTCAAGGCCGAGCTCAAGAAAACCGACAGCCGGGAGAACAAGCGGAAAAGGGAGCCGGTAAGGCTGAG
- the HAND1 gene encoding heart- and neural crest derivatives-expressed protein 1 isoform X4, translating to MNLVGSYQHHLLHEPFLFSPASRCHPERSYFQSWVLNPAEVSPDLSGQPSPYPSAEFGPPGPGHGPSRLEALSSRLGRRKGVGPKKERRRTESINSAFAELRECIPNVPADTKLSKIKTLRLATSYIAYLMEVLAKDSQAGETEGFKAELKKTDSRENKRKREPVRLSLKSTRIP from the coding sequence ATGAACCTGGTGGGGAGTTACCAGCACCATCTGCTCCACGAGCCCTTCCTCTTCAGCCCGGCCTCCAGGTGCCACCCGGAGCGCTCCTACTTCCAGAGCTGGGTGCTCAACCCGGCCGAGGTGTCCCCCGACCTCTCCGGGCAgccctccccctaccccagcGCCGAGTTCGGGCCGCCGGGGCCCGGCCACGGGCCCAGCCGGCTGGAGGCGCTGAGCAGCCGTCTGGGCCGGCGGAAAGGCGTGGGCCCCAAGAAGGAGCGCCGGAGGACCGAGAGCATCAACAGCGCCTTCGCCGAGCTGCGGGAGTGCATCCCCAACGTGCCGGCCGACACCAAGCTCTCCAAGATCAAGACCCTGCGCCTGGCCACCAGCTACATCGCCTACCTGATGGAGGTGCTGGCCAAGGACAGCCAGGCCGGGGAGACCGAGGGCTTCAAGGCCGAGCTCAAGAAAACCGACAGCCGGGAGAACAAGCGGAAAAGGGAGCCGGTAAGGCTGAG